From Lysobacter auxotrophicus, the proteins below share one genomic window:
- a CDS encoding SEL1-like repeat protein, translating into MELLTSILFATALAGPAAPSPEALAAVVAPTDRMSASDLDERTRLSGDFPNERHRLYASESAAQGRWDDALRQFTLAARYADKYSQHRISLMYWHGVGVERDPALAYAWADLAAERLYPSFVVLREKMWLELDEAQRAAALREGAALYAQYGDDVAKPRLAAAILRHKTQITGSHVGYHDGRLIVSAPGPGAESAADSVGSIDLRPMYAAWRMDPDRYWAVEDAIWKDGAVEVGPARKASGDRDD; encoded by the coding sequence ATGGAACTGCTGACGTCGATCCTCTTCGCCACCGCGCTCGCGGGGCCCGCGGCGCCTTCGCCGGAAGCGCTCGCCGCGGTGGTCGCGCCCACCGACCGCATGAGCGCGAGCGACCTGGACGAACGCACGCGCCTGTCGGGCGATTTCCCGAACGAACGCCATCGCCTGTACGCGAGCGAGAGCGCCGCGCAGGGCCGCTGGGACGACGCGCTGCGCCAGTTCACGCTCGCCGCGCGCTATGCCGACAAGTACTCGCAGCACCGCATCAGCCTGATGTACTGGCACGGCGTGGGCGTCGAGCGCGATCCCGCGCTGGCCTACGCATGGGCCGATCTCGCCGCCGAACGCCTGTATCCCAGCTTCGTCGTGCTGCGCGAGAAGATGTGGCTGGAACTGGACGAGGCGCAGCGCGCCGCCGCGCTCCGCGAAGGCGCCGCGCTGTACGCGCAGTACGGCGACGACGTGGCCAAGCCGCGACTGGCGGCGGCGATCCTGCGCCACAAGACGCAGATCACCGGAAGCCATGTCGGCTATCACGATGGACGCCTCATCGTGTCCGCGCCCGGCCCGGGCGCCGAGAGTGCCGCCGACAGCGTCGGCAGCATCGACCTGCGCCCGATGTACGCCGCGTGGCGCATGGACCCGGACCGCTACTGGGCCGTCGAGGACGCGATCTGGAAGGACGGCGCGGTCGAGGTCGGACCCGCCCGCAAGGCAAGCGGCGACCGCGACGACTGA
- a CDS encoding methylglyoxal synthase, whose amino-acid sequence MRLGLAANRLHHLREDAALFRWLQVCEAGIRELGMELHTVGRTFDAIASAGMLPGYTGLRRYPYGRDGGLMKLVAEVVGLGSPERTLDGAIYLIDPVDPSSVFPEAIALKRQCVIHGKPFISTVASARDWIEVERMHAGFAPDPGADSLHAFEQQTLALIAHDAMKPQMLAYASEHFDVLSRFQRRVATGTTGQRLNELAWSRGWPQGQAWVQRFQSGPMGGDAQIADLVLERQCQRAIFFEDPHVARQHEADIQLLERAVTTVTFDAVCITSPAVAQRWAAAVRTRGQRR is encoded by the coding sequence ATGCGCCTGGGCCTCGCAGCCAACCGCCTTCACCACCTTCGCGAAGACGCCGCGCTGTTCCGCTGGTTGCAGGTCTGTGAGGCCGGCATCCGCGAGCTGGGCATGGAACTGCACACCGTCGGGCGCACGTTCGACGCGATCGCCTCGGCGGGGATGCTGCCCGGCTACACCGGGCTTCGCCGCTACCCGTACGGACGCGACGGCGGGCTGATGAAACTGGTGGCCGAAGTCGTCGGCCTCGGCAGCCCGGAACGCACGCTCGACGGCGCGATCTACCTGATCGATCCGGTCGATCCCTCCTCGGTGTTTCCCGAGGCGATCGCGCTCAAGCGCCAGTGCGTGATCCACGGCAAGCCGTTCATTTCCACCGTCGCCTCGGCGCGCGACTGGATCGAAGTGGAGCGGATGCACGCCGGTTTCGCGCCGGACCCGGGCGCCGATTCGTTGCACGCGTTCGAACAGCAGACGCTCGCGCTGATCGCGCACGACGCGATGAAGCCGCAGATGCTGGCCTACGCGTCGGAGCACTTCGACGTGCTGTCGCGCTTCCAGCGCCGCGTCGCGACCGGCACCACCGGGCAGCGACTCAACGAGCTGGCATGGAGCCGCGGCTGGCCGCAGGGGCAGGCGTGGGTCCAGCGCTTCCAGAGCGGCCCGATGGGCGGCGACGCGCAGATCGCCGACCTGGTGCTGGAACGCCAGTGCCAGCGCGCCATCTTCTTCGAGGACCCGCACGTGGCGCGACAGCACGAGGCGGACATCCAGCTGCTCGAACGCGCCGTCACCACGGTGACCTTCGATGCGGTGTGCATCACCTCGCCGGCCGTCGCGCAGCGCTGGGCCGCGGCGGTGCGGACGCGCGGGCAGCGGCGCTGA
- a CDS encoding thymidine kinase, which translates to MAKLYFYYSAMNAGKTTTLLQSAHNYRERGMRVAILTPRLDDRAGAGVVASRIGLRSEGIAFEHNDDLDAIVRRDIAQHGTLNCVLVDEAQFLTKAQVWQLSEVVDALRIPVLCYGLRTDFRGELFEGSQYLLAWADELTEIKTICHTGKKATMVVRVDAQGRAVREGPQVEIGGNDRYVSVSRAEYKKVMSGEGIIEPVQPPLPL; encoded by the coding sequence ATGGCGAAGCTCTATTTCTATTATTCGGCGATGAACGCCGGCAAGACGACCACGCTGCTGCAGTCGGCGCACAACTACCGCGAGCGCGGCATGCGCGTGGCGATCCTGACCCCGCGCCTGGACGATCGCGCCGGCGCCGGCGTGGTCGCCTCGCGCATCGGGCTGCGCTCGGAAGGCATCGCGTTCGAGCATAACGACGACCTGGACGCCATCGTGCGTCGCGACATCGCGCAGCACGGCACGCTCAACTGCGTGCTCGTCGACGAGGCGCAGTTCCTCACCAAGGCGCAGGTCTGGCAGCTCAGCGAAGTGGTCGATGCGCTGCGCATCCCGGTGCTCTGCTACGGGCTGCGCACGGATTTCCGCGGCGAGTTGTTCGAAGGGAGCCAGTACCTGCTCGCGTGGGCGGACGAGCTCACCGAGATCAAGACCATCTGCCACACCGGCAAGAAGGCGACGATGGTCGTGCGCGTCGACGCGCAGGGCCGCGCGGTGCGCGAAGGGCCGCAGGTGGAGATCGGCGGCAACGACCGCTACGTCTCGGTCTCGCGCGCGGAATACAAGAAGGTGATGAGCGGCGAGGGGATCATCGAACCGGTGCAGCCGCCGCTGCCGCTGTAG